A window of Christiangramia forsetii KT0803 contains these coding sequences:
- a CDS encoding RNA polymerase sigma factor, with protein MELNLILERLKKKDKRAFQKVFEALYPRLVSYSCKFTLDQSASEDLVQETFIFLWENLPNLKIKKSLQAYLFTMVRNRSLNYLKKIKVTDSDYIIDISISLSEDFQGEILTEKEMYQLVQKAEEILKCLPEKMQEIFKLKVMHGLSYKEIAEEMEISINTVKTQLKRAKFKIESALLIISMLVFFN; from the coding sequence GTGGAATTAAATCTTATTCTGGAAAGATTAAAGAAAAAAGATAAAAGAGCTTTTCAAAAAGTTTTTGAGGCTCTTTATCCACGCTTGGTATCCTACTCATGTAAATTCACCCTGGACCAATCGGCAAGTGAAGATCTGGTTCAGGAAACCTTTATCTTCTTATGGGAAAACCTTCCTAACCTAAAAATTAAAAAATCCCTTCAGGCTTACTTATTTACTATGGTTAGAAACCGTAGTCTAAATTATCTCAAAAAAATAAAAGTAACCGATTCAGATTATATTATAGATATTTCCATATCCCTGTCTGAAGATTTTCAGGGAGAAATTCTAACGGAAAAGGAGATGTACCAACTTGTCCAAAAAGCGGAAGAAATCTTAAAATGCTTACCGGAGAAGATGCAGGAAATATTTAAACTAAAGGTAATGCATGGTTTAAGTTATAAGGAAATTGCGGAAGAAATGGAAATCTCCATTAATACCGTGAAAACTCAATTAAAACGCGCCAAATTTAAAATTGAATCGGCTCTCTTAATTATTTCTATGCTCGTTTTCTTTAACTGA
- a CDS encoding MGH1-like glycoside hydrolase domain-containing protein: MNKYLLLSLFFFIGATFLFAQKNYDRSTEKEIYNLLDYNGTPNSPEDKSFLVFSDKGSWFGYSMPTASDQNGFSGPFIMSQENGAWLAPSLVEIRIKNLNVVNDTLAVKKTYQGGLSGLKFQKETENWQISHSMFFASSKTAVFKFQFKNLQNKSISIQPVLEGKIFDAEFRLQKTEEFIKVKSEVNNFYGLLDLPEEVEPSSIMVSDTSYTANLEPITIAPGETYELVYSFSFATEFDDKELALIETVQKNFTEEYREVKSEKLATINAINNKMQKQWRDSTYYEVAQKSLLTLQNNWRAASGGLKYDGFFPSYNYKWFYGFWAWDSWKHAVAVAFYNTELAKQQVLAMYDYQTETGFIPDCVYRDNLIEENNYRNTKPPLSAWAAWVIFQQDGDKEFIKKIYPKIKKQHDWWYQYRDHDQDGLCEYGSTDGTLIAAKWESGMDNAVRFDDTKLLKNVENAYSMDQESVDLNSYLYAEKLYLKKLANILDEKEEEIQFLNEAKTLKKQIRKQFYNEKDGWFYDTSIDGKSFIEVKGSEGWIPLWAGVASESEAKNLMEIMMDSTNFNTHVPLQTLDASSEKFKPDGGYWRGPTWIDQSYFGIKGLRKYGYNKEANELTKKLIHNAKGVTKKGKAIRENYNPVTGEGLEAYNFSWSAAHYLLLLLNE, translated from the coding sequence ATGAATAAATATCTATTGCTAAGCCTTTTTTTCTTTATTGGTGCTACTTTCTTGTTCGCTCAGAAGAACTATGATCGATCAACCGAAAAAGAAATCTACAACTTATTAGACTATAATGGTACCCCAAATTCCCCAGAAGATAAATCGTTTCTTGTCTTCTCAGATAAAGGTTCCTGGTTTGGTTATTCCATGCCTACAGCATCAGATCAAAACGGATTTTCAGGCCCATTTATAATGTCGCAGGAAAATGGTGCCTGGTTAGCACCTTCTCTCGTTGAAATTCGCATAAAAAATTTAAATGTAGTCAATGATACCCTGGCAGTTAAAAAAACCTACCAGGGAGGATTATCCGGTTTAAAATTTCAGAAAGAAACCGAAAACTGGCAAATATCGCATTCCATGTTTTTTGCTTCTTCTAAAACGGCGGTTTTTAAATTTCAGTTCAAAAACCTTCAGAATAAATCGATTTCTATCCAACCAGTTTTAGAAGGGAAAATCTTTGATGCCGAGTTCAGGTTACAAAAAACAGAAGAATTTATAAAAGTGAAAAGTGAAGTCAATAATTTCTATGGTTTGCTTGACCTGCCTGAAGAAGTTGAACCTTCTTCAATAATGGTTTCAGATACTTCCTATACGGCAAATTTAGAACCTATTACTATTGCTCCGGGCGAAACCTATGAGTTAGTTTATTCTTTTTCATTCGCTACGGAATTCGATGATAAGGAACTCGCATTAATTGAAACTGTTCAGAAAAATTTCACGGAAGAGTATAGAGAAGTAAAAAGTGAAAAACTAGCTACCATCAATGCAATCAATAATAAAATGCAAAAACAGTGGCGTGATTCAACCTATTATGAAGTGGCTCAAAAATCTTTACTCACCCTTCAAAACAATTGGAGAGCAGCTTCCGGCGGATTAAAATATGATGGATTTTTCCCTAGTTATAATTATAAATGGTTTTATGGTTTTTGGGCCTGGGACAGCTGGAAACATGCGGTGGCAGTAGCGTTTTACAATACTGAACTGGCAAAACAGCAAGTGCTGGCCATGTATGATTATCAAACCGAAACCGGATTTATACCCGATTGTGTTTATCGTGATAATTTAATTGAAGAAAATAACTACAGGAATACTAAACCCCCGCTTTCTGCCTGGGCTGCCTGGGTAATTTTTCAACAGGATGGCGATAAGGAATTCATTAAAAAAATATACCCGAAAATCAAAAAACAACATGACTGGTGGTACCAATACCGTGACCATGATCAAGACGGGCTCTGTGAATATGGTTCTACCGATGGAACTTTAATTGCCGCTAAGTGGGAAAGCGGGATGGACAACGCCGTTCGTTTTGACGATACAAAATTGCTTAAAAATGTTGAAAATGCTTATTCAATGGATCAGGAAAGCGTGGATCTCAACTCTTATTTATATGCTGAAAAACTTTATTTAAAGAAATTGGCAAATATTCTAGATGAAAAAGAAGAAGAAATACAATTCTTAAATGAAGCTAAAACCCTGAAAAAGCAAATTCGGAAGCAATTCTATAATGAGAAGGATGGCTGGTTCTACGATACTTCTATAGACGGTAAGTCGTTTATTGAAGTAAAAGGCAGCGAAGGCTGGATCCCTCTTTGGGCTGGAGTCGCCTCAGAATCTGAAGCCAAAAATCTTATGGAAATCATGATGGATAGCACAAACTTTAATACGCATGTTCCACTACAAACATTAGATGCCAGTTCAGAAAAATTTAAACCGGATGGAGGCTATTGGCGTGGACCAACCTGGATAGATCAATCGTATTTCGGGATCAAAGGACTAAGAAAATACGGATACAATAAGGAGGCAAACGAATTGACCAAAAAATTAATCCATAATGCTAAAGGAGTAACTAAAAAAGGAAAGGCCATTCGCGAAAACTATAACCCAGTAACGGGAGAAGGCCTGGAAGCTTACAACTTTAGCTGGTCTGCCGCGCATTATTTACTTCTGCTTTTAAACGAATAG
- a CDS encoding aminotransferase class III-fold pyridoxal phosphate-dependent enzyme, whose amino-acid sequence MGNLKLDFDQNTVEEITAKLYHKTGAVKLLPGELDLNFLIKTESGDYILKIASTEKCDLDFLKFQNNLLDHLNGGDPTLLLPETIISISGKSIEELEIDGNKFYVRLLSWLPGKLWSETVSHTKGLLYDLGKKAGHLTNLLSDFEDPYPRQREFDWDISQTAWTKNHQNLFDSERKKYIDYFYQGFKSIEYQLMHCRKGIIHNDVNDNNIIVQPNTEKVTGFIDFGDATYTATINDLAICITYAIMQKEQTLEAALEVIKGYHASFPLEEEELDILYWLVGARLIISLTKSQINAQSEPENKYHQVSTIGAWDLIKKWYDLNPYLTGAFFKDSCGYSEDGKNLQFQEFCHSNKYHLSYLIETKKITSFKHLSLDISSDSISSFDDARDKRKMASKIQELWLKENKKILFGGYNEVRPELIKEENSIATLEGDYWRNILLGVQFWHFKKFKVSSLIPGKIIELNETKKLLVIEHSFDEEEKFYSIYRYLKIDPSLQLDQKIDRSALLGEHKRKEKNAFFFQISLQNPQNLTPVSNCLYRDKEVYNKLFPNPLSLFKDLNVPENSLDSETLITERKAFLGKSLSLSYNDPLKIVRGDGAYLIDDKGRKYLDMVNNVAHVGHEHPQVVKAGKKQMEMLNTNSRYLHDNILQFAKKLLATFPKELSVVHFVNSGSEANELAIRMAKSHTGQKDFIAVEVGYHGNTNACIDISSYKFDGKGGKGAPEHTQIVPLPDSFRGKYRGDNTGPDYADHIREAINVIHSKNRKPAAFICESIISCGGQIELPENYLNLAYKYTREAGGVCIADEVQVGCGRIGNHFWGFQEHQVIPDIVTIGKPLGNGHPLAAVVCTREIATTFANGIEYFNTFGGNPVSCAIGKKVLEVIEEEKLQENALDNGNYLKEQLKILQSKFPVIGDVRGKGLFLGFELNDIDKNPLPHAADLLVNCMKDRGILMSTDGPDNNVLKLKPPIVITRNQIDYFIHHLRIVLQSGDMNVNI is encoded by the coding sequence ATGGGAAATTTAAAATTGGATTTTGACCAGAATACGGTCGAGGAAATAACAGCAAAGCTCTACCATAAAACCGGAGCTGTTAAACTACTTCCCGGAGAACTGGACCTTAATTTTTTAATAAAGACAGAAAGCGGGGACTATATCCTGAAAATAGCTTCTACGGAAAAATGTGATCTGGATTTTCTGAAATTTCAGAATAATCTTCTCGATCATTTAAATGGTGGTGATCCTACGCTTTTGCTTCCGGAAACAATCATTAGCATCAGCGGGAAGTCTATCGAAGAACTGGAAATTGATGGTAATAAATTCTACGTTAGATTATTGAGCTGGTTGCCTGGGAAGCTTTGGAGTGAAACGGTTTCACACACTAAAGGTTTATTGTACGACCTGGGTAAAAAAGCCGGACATCTCACTAATCTTTTAAGTGATTTTGAAGACCCCTACCCCAGGCAGCGAGAATTCGACTGGGATATCTCACAAACTGCCTGGACCAAAAATCACCAAAACCTTTTTGATTCAGAAAGAAAAAAGTACATCGATTATTTTTATCAGGGTTTCAAATCTATAGAATATCAACTAATGCATTGCCGTAAAGGTATCATACATAATGATGTTAATGATAATAATATCATTGTTCAGCCTAATACTGAAAAAGTAACCGGATTTATAGATTTTGGAGACGCTACCTACACCGCCACGATCAATGATCTGGCGATTTGTATTACCTATGCAATTATGCAGAAAGAGCAGACTCTTGAAGCTGCTCTAGAGGTTATTAAGGGCTATCATGCTTCTTTTCCCCTTGAGGAGGAAGAATTGGATATTCTATACTGGCTGGTAGGTGCCCGGTTGATCATTAGCCTTACAAAATCCCAAATTAATGCCCAATCTGAACCTGAAAATAAATACCATCAGGTAAGTACTATTGGGGCCTGGGATTTAATAAAAAAGTGGTATGACTTAAATCCTTATTTGACAGGCGCATTTTTTAAAGATTCTTGTGGCTATAGTGAAGACGGGAAGAATTTACAATTTCAGGAATTCTGTCATTCAAACAAATATCATCTTTCATATCTTATTGAAACCAAAAAGATAACTTCATTTAAACATCTGAGTTTAGATATTTCTTCAGATTCCATTAGCAGTTTTGACGATGCCAGGGACAAGCGAAAAATGGCCAGTAAGATTCAGGAGCTTTGGTTAAAAGAAAATAAAAAGATCCTTTTTGGTGGCTATAACGAGGTTAGACCGGAATTGATCAAAGAAGAAAATAGTATAGCAACTTTAGAAGGTGACTACTGGCGAAATATATTATTGGGTGTACAGTTCTGGCATTTCAAAAAATTTAAGGTGAGTTCCCTAATTCCGGGGAAAATTATTGAATTGAATGAAACTAAAAAACTTCTGGTTATTGAGCATTCCTTTGATGAAGAAGAAAAGTTTTATTCTATCTATCGGTATCTTAAAATAGACCCTTCTCTTCAGCTTGATCAGAAAATTGATAGAAGTGCTTTATTGGGAGAACACAAACGCAAAGAAAAGAATGCTTTTTTCTTCCAAATTAGTCTTCAAAATCCCCAAAATCTAACACCTGTTTCCAATTGTTTGTATAGAGATAAAGAAGTCTACAATAAGCTTTTTCCGAATCCTCTATCTCTATTTAAAGACCTGAATGTACCAGAAAATAGCTTGGATTCCGAAACGCTGATTACAGAACGCAAAGCTTTTTTGGGCAAAAGCCTTAGTTTGAGCTACAACGATCCTCTGAAAATTGTAAGGGGTGATGGAGCTTACCTTATCGACGACAAAGGCCGTAAATACCTGGATATGGTTAACAATGTGGCCCACGTGGGTCATGAGCACCCGCAAGTGGTAAAAGCCGGAAAAAAGCAAATGGAAATGCTCAACACCAATTCCAGGTACCTTCACGATAATATCCTCCAGTTTGCCAAAAAACTCTTAGCAACATTCCCTAAAGAACTTTCGGTGGTTCATTTTGTAAATTCCGGGAGTGAAGCCAATGAACTGGCCATTAGAATGGCGAAATCCCATACCGGTCAAAAAGATTTTATAGCGGTAGAAGTAGGATATCACGGGAACACCAATGCCTGTATAGACATAAGCTCCTATAAATTTGATGGAAAAGGCGGAAAAGGAGCACCAGAGCATACCCAAATAGTTCCGCTCCCCGATTCATTCAGGGGTAAATATCGGGGGGATAATACCGGCCCGGATTATGCTGACCATATCAGGGAAGCGATAAACGTGATACATAGTAAAAATCGAAAACCTGCTGCTTTTATTTGTGAAAGTATCATTAGTTGTGGCGGTCAAATCGAATTGCCCGAAAATTATCTGAATTTGGCTTATAAATATACCCGGGAAGCAGGTGGCGTATGTATTGCAGACGAAGTACAGGTGGGCTGTGGAAGAATAGGCAATCATTTTTGGGGTTTTCAGGAACACCAGGTGATTCCCGATATCGTGACCATTGGGAAACCATTGGGTAACGGTCATCCACTGGCAGCTGTGGTTTGCACCCGGGAAATCGCAACTACGTTCGCTAATGGAATTGAGTACTTTAACACCTTTGGCGGAAATCCTGTTTCCTGTGCAATTGGAAAAAAAGTACTGGAAGTAATTGAAGAAGAGAAATTACAGGAAAATGCCCTGGATAACGGGAACTATTTAAAAGAACAGCTTAAAATCTTACAAAGTAAATTCCCGGTTATTGGTGATGTTAGAGGAAAAGGATTATTCCTGGGCTTTGAGCTTAATGATATAGACAAAAACCCCCTACCCCATGCAGCCGACTTACTGGTAAACTGTATGAAAGACCGGGGAATTTTAATGAGTACAGACGGCCCGGATAATAACGTGCTAAAATTGAAACCTCCAATAGTTATAACTAGAAACCAGATCGATTATTTTATCCATCACCTTAGGATTGTACTACAATCAGGTGATATGAATGTCAATATTTAA
- a CDS encoding glycoside hydrolase family 2 TIM barrel-domain containing protein, with the protein MKNQLYCFLSLVLLCTNTIAQERKPYEDHTVFQINKLDPRADFFAFETEVLAEKGKKELSERFISLNGKWDFKWVKSLNDRPENYYVTEINTEGWGKINVPGNWETQGYGNPIYLDERYPFEETWPDIPYEYNPVGTYRKNIEISSEVIKNNTIILHFAGAKAMEVYLNGEFVGYSEGSKTPAEFDITNLVKNGKNMLALQMVRWSDASYLESQDMLRMSGIERDVYLYSIPKVQVQDIGIKAGLVNNYQNGEFKATFFLKNTSEKNQKAELWVKLKDQNGKIVYSASEEIFIIKNDSLEKTFFEELKNVKKWSAEIPNLYTLEFGLHPDNDISPSFISKKVGFRSVEIKENQLLVNGNPIYIKGVDRHETDPFTGHVVSRESMEKDIRLMKQNNINAVRSSHYPNDPYWYDLTDKFGLYVIDEANIESHPLAIDEKTQIGNEESWIPAHSERTKRMFYRDRNHPSIIIWSLGNEAGHGKVFETTYQWLKDHDSRPVQYEPAKTEHYTDIYCPMYPSPEHLEDYAKSNPQKPAIMIEYAHAMGNSVGNLQDYWDIIENYDVLQGGFIWDWVDQALEYKYPDGKPYLAYGYDYHPDLPTDGNFLNNGLVDPYRNPHPHLSEVKKVYQPVEFKFDKASSILQIFNKNFFKTFDDEQIIWKLLENGKSIDSGRVSLNEIKPRTEQDYQLKFDRASSDKNELILQVYLKTDSEEVLLPADHLLAFEEFLLSAFEGSDFKPVSNDDVNITSQHNTILIKGNNFQLSLDKISGEIKEWRYNNKLITNEPIHLNFWRAPTDNDLGNGMDKWAKIWKTATHNYTSKLTKQPVLNNKTVAFEVAYKLPENIAKINVVYEVNSNGDLKINYKFEPLKEELPNIPRIGMYMILPSDFKEVSWYGKGPGETYWDRKTGQQTGIYSGKIEDQFHRYLRPQETGNKTEVRWMKLESEGLTLSAFATNSLLNSSIWPFEMAEIDLEENEIAASASGLVPVTKKHGADIEFGENMQWNIDHLQMGVGGDTSWGRLVHPEYTIQPKSYSYSFIIRPTQKR; encoded by the coding sequence ATGAAAAATCAACTATACTGCTTTTTATCGCTCGTGCTGCTTTGCACGAATACAATTGCCCAAGAAAGAAAACCTTATGAAGACCATACCGTTTTTCAAATCAACAAACTTGACCCAAGAGCCGATTTTTTCGCTTTTGAAACCGAAGTTTTGGCCGAAAAAGGCAAAAAAGAACTTTCGGAAAGGTTTATTTCCCTGAACGGGAAATGGGATTTTAAATGGGTAAAATCTTTAAACGACCGACCGGAGAATTATTATGTAACTGAAATAAATACAGAAGGATGGGGCAAAATTAATGTTCCGGGGAATTGGGAAACCCAGGGATATGGCAATCCCATTTATCTTGATGAGCGTTATCCTTTTGAAGAAACCTGGCCAGATATTCCTTATGAATATAATCCTGTGGGCACCTATCGTAAAAACATTGAAATATCTTCAGAAGTTATTAAGAACAACACAATTATCCTTCACTTTGCCGGTGCAAAAGCTATGGAAGTTTACCTGAACGGGGAATTCGTAGGATATTCGGAAGGTTCAAAAACCCCCGCAGAATTCGATATCACAAATCTTGTGAAAAATGGCAAAAATATGCTAGCGTTGCAGATGGTGCGTTGGAGCGACGCCAGTTATTTGGAAAGTCAGGATATGTTAAGAATGAGCGGAATAGAACGGGACGTTTACCTTTATAGTATTCCCAAAGTTCAAGTTCAGGATATTGGAATTAAAGCAGGTCTGGTAAATAACTATCAGAACGGAGAATTTAAAGCGACTTTCTTTCTAAAAAATACTTCTGAAAAAAATCAGAAAGCAGAACTTTGGGTAAAACTGAAGGATCAAAATGGGAAAATTGTCTATTCAGCTTCAGAAGAAATATTTATAATAAAGAATGATTCCCTAGAGAAAACTTTTTTTGAAGAACTTAAAAATGTAAAAAAATGGTCGGCAGAAATTCCAAACCTTTATACGCTGGAATTTGGATTACACCCGGACAATGATATCTCCCCTTCTTTTATTTCAAAGAAAGTCGGTTTCCGTTCCGTAGAAATAAAGGAAAATCAATTACTGGTAAATGGAAATCCAATTTACATAAAAGGTGTAGACAGGCATGAAACCGATCCGTTTACCGGACATGTGGTAAGCAGGGAAAGTATGGAAAAAGATATCCGGTTGATGAAACAAAATAATATTAACGCGGTAAGGAGTAGCCACTACCCCAACGATCCTTATTGGTATGATCTTACTGATAAATTCGGACTGTATGTGATTGATGAAGCTAATATAGAAAGTCATCCTCTGGCGATTGATGAAAAAACCCAAATAGGGAACGAAGAAAGCTGGATTCCTGCTCATTCGGAGCGTACAAAAAGAATGTTTTACAGAGATAGAAACCATCCTTCTATTATCATCTGGTCCCTGGGCAACGAGGCGGGACACGGAAAGGTTTTTGAGACCACCTATCAATGGTTGAAAGATCACGACTCAAGACCTGTTCAATATGAACCTGCAAAAACAGAGCATTATACAGATATTTATTGCCCCATGTACCCTTCACCGGAGCATTTAGAAGATTACGCTAAAAGCAATCCTCAAAAACCGGCAATAATGATAGAATATGCCCATGCGATGGGAAATTCTGTAGGGAATTTACAGGATTACTGGGACATCATAGAGAATTATGATGTCCTTCAGGGAGGGTTTATTTGGGATTGGGTAGATCAAGCCCTTGAATATAAATATCCCGATGGGAAACCTTATTTAGCTTATGGATATGATTACCACCCAGATCTTCCTACCGATGGAAATTTTTTAAATAATGGTTTGGTTGATCCCTATCGGAATCCACACCCACATTTATCTGAAGTAAAAAAAGTTTACCAACCGGTTGAATTTAAATTTGATAAAGCTTCTTCGATATTACAAATTTTCAATAAAAATTTCTTTAAAACATTTGATGATGAACAAATTATATGGAAACTTCTGGAAAATGGAAAAAGCATAGACTCAGGAAGGGTTTCTTTAAATGAAATCAAACCGAGAACAGAACAGGACTATCAATTAAAATTTGACAGAGCCTCTTCAGATAAAAATGAACTTATATTACAGGTTTATTTAAAAACCGATTCCGAAGAAGTTCTACTACCGGCAGATCACTTATTAGCTTTTGAAGAATTTTTATTATCAGCATTTGAAGGATCAGATTTCAAACCTGTAAGCAACGATGACGTAAATATTACTTCTCAACATAACACCATTTTGATCAAAGGAAATAACTTTCAATTAAGTTTGGATAAGATTTCCGGGGAAATCAAGGAATGGAGATATAATAATAAATTGATTACCAATGAGCCCATACACTTAAATTTCTGGCGTGCTCCTACAGATAATGACCTTGGAAACGGAATGGATAAATGGGCTAAAATATGGAAAACGGCTACGCATAATTATACTTCGAAACTAACTAAACAACCAGTGCTTAACAATAAAACAGTTGCTTTTGAAGTGGCTTATAAGCTTCCTGAAAATATTGCGAAGATAAATGTAGTGTACGAAGTAAATTCTAATGGTGATCTTAAAATCAACTATAAATTTGAACCACTGAAAGAGGAGCTACCAAATATTCCAAGAATTGGAATGTATATGATTTTACCATCCGACTTCAAAGAAGTAAGCTGGTATGGTAAAGGACCGGGAGAGACTTATTGGGATCGCAAAACGGGTCAACAAACCGGTATTTATTCAGGTAAAATCGAAGATCAATTTCATAGGTACTTAAGACCGCAGGAAACGGGCAATAAAACAGAGGTTAGATGGATGAAGCTGGAGTCTGAGGGTCTTACTCTTTCAGCATTTGCGACGAATTCGTTATTGAATTCAAGTATATGGCCTTTTGAAATGGCAGAAATTGATCTGGAAGAAAATGAAATTGCGGCATCTGCTTCCGGACTTGTACCGGTAACTAAAAAGCATGGAGCTGATATTGAATTTGGTGAAAATATGCAATGGAATATAGATCATCTGCAAATGGGCGTTGGTGGTGATACTTCCTGGGGAAGGCTGGTACACCCGGAATATACAATCCAACCTAAATCCTATTCATATAGTTTTATAATCAGGCCAACTCAAAAGAGATAG
- a CDS encoding glycosyltransferase produces MDYSLTIIVPLYNEEENLKRVEEKMMEYISNSRINTQVLFVNDGSKDNSEKLVIDICQRNPEFKYISFEKNAGLSAAIKAGFDYSETNLTGYIDSDLQTDPFDFNLLLDEIDNYDLVTGYRHERKDSGIKNLSSHVANTVRNWFTHDGMDDTGCPLKIIRTDYAKRIPMFSGLHRFLPAMILLQGGRIKQVPIKHFPRIAGTPKFGLRNRLIKPLMDCFAYLWMKKNYINYKVGRRS; encoded by the coding sequence ATGGATTATAGTCTTACGATCATTGTTCCTTTATATAATGAAGAGGAGAACCTGAAAAGGGTAGAAGAAAAAATGATGGAGTATATTTCTAATTCCAGGATAAATACCCAGGTACTTTTTGTAAATGATGGTTCAAAAGATAATTCAGAAAAGTTAGTTATTGATATATGCCAAAGAAACCCTGAATTTAAATATATCAGCTTTGAAAAAAATGCAGGCTTGAGTGCTGCGATTAAAGCCGGATTCGATTATTCTGAAACAAATCTAACAGGATATATAGATTCAGATCTTCAAACCGATCCTTTCGATTTTAATCTTCTATTGGATGAAATTGATAATTATGATCTTGTGACCGGTTATAGACATGAGCGAAAAGATTCTGGGATTAAAAATTTATCTTCACACGTAGCCAATACGGTGAGAAACTGGTTTACACATGATGGAATGGATGATACCGGCTGTCCATTAAAAATAATAAGAACAGATTACGCAAAAAGAATTCCTATGTTTAGTGGGCTTCATCGTTTTCTTCCTGCCATGATTTTGTTGCAGGGTGGGCGTATTAAGCAGGTACCTATAAAACACTTCCCTAGAATTGCCGGAACTCCAAAATTCGGTCTTAGAAACAGGTTAATCAAACCTTTAATGGACTGTTTCGCCTATTTATGGATGAAGAAAAATTATATAAACTATAAGGTTGGAAGGAGATCTTAA